The Toxoplasma gondii ME49 chromosome XII, whole genome shotgun sequence genome includes a region encoding these proteins:
- a CDS encoding hypothetical protein (encoded by transcript TGME49_246160~Predicted trans-membrane domain (TMHMM2.0):476-499:505-528:542-565:604-627:646-669:722-745), translated as MEETRIPPHWGLLPPTCRCQQAPLLADPLGEVGMNDTEEEDEGSPSPSSASFSSSSPSSSTPSSPSSSSSSSSSSSSSSVGILRTPLVSPVLCSSCGSTLSSREICSSAKPERGETVQDAAACLVFEERYEDDSSSIADAGVSSASRECTMVVVEGEQSREGDSVAVRDAASEAEAPPADLPFECRDSRAAEPDAENSGRPRLSSLFSFLFSASLLEPSATRPEASSSLVSSRGAGESRSSLSLSPGLPVPPHFRLSSLVASPRHSFVASSLSTASASSVAIAEASPDFLADPQPPPSALLPSLSSIEAFPDAAPATPLPVRNRDAGGAGPGVHTPEARRVPRSPEGPRVFPRLPSWGVHTPGRGWLGGTSRAQAGEGGEGDFEDSTRGEASFIERGTAGEGDASERSSPDRGREDGRGSPRREDREWVGRSTSFQNLVAAELEARADDAERPRCRLNLACLAWKLHACRPNGTSLFFFILFLSAVCFPLVVAARVLFPPPSVPDYAIAIIPFFCFHVDASLSDAGVTQLRLPLMGLHLIPLLVMIGSAVGATWVCHLACVPFFLIVLYRWPRSGCLVFVVLQLHLELVLISCDICRIPGQGSQGWVLGVVVALVVTVVPWIFFLTANSQLPECPASASCLFPSASSVLLFCTCLLWCLANALLVANLLSLFLNQAAEAAPVVREKEASLLRRAVAGSQMRRERTTVSDVSAAFFLGVSRSAWMRAAACFTAAGLGLSVFLFVYVFRDSLLPRPTRRMQRSRSLSVTSAVYADRLRSVSDGLERDSESGESDGDPQAPARAFSQLSDLRRDFLRTGSAESHGDRLALYVRSFDLGRGDNGRGSVDRRGSGARRGSLETEDDWRQRAVQAAEIQRKLKTHRLPLTVNARRHFPPHSCELGVSSDEVAHAVAASEAASVSAGGAAEASGVEAPAAALCTICQDILQGGSWVSEVPGCCHIFHASCLQSWLLHRGTCPNCNADLAVSLLGASVEVA; from the exons ATGGAGGAGACCAGAATTCCACCGCACTGGGGGCTCCTCCCGCCAACCTGCCGGTGCCAGCAGGCCCCGCTGCTCGCCGACCCTCTCGGAGAGGTCGGAATGAACgacaccgaagaagaggacgaagggagtccttccccttcttccgcttccttctcatcttcttccccttcttcctccactccgtcttctccctcctcttcatcttcttcatcttcctcttcttcctcttcttcagtggGTATTCTAAGGACCCCTCTTGTGTCTCCTGTGTTGTGTTCTTCCTGTGGTTCGACTCTGTCTTCGAGGGAAATTTGTTCCTCGGCCAAGCCGGAACGGGGGGAAACTGTCCAGGATGCTGCAGCCTGTCTTGTCTTCGAAGAGAGGTATGAGGACGATTCTTCCTCGATAGCTGACGCGGGTgtttcttcggcttctcgtGAGTGCACGATGGTCGTCGTGGAAGGTGAGCAgtcgcgagaaggcgacagcgtTGCCgtgagagacgcagcgagtGAGGCAGAGGCTCCGCCCGCGGACTTGCCCTTCGAGTGTCGAGACAGTCGAGCAGCGGAGCCCGACGCGGAGAACTCGGGACGCCCGcggctctcttcgctcttctccttcctgttctcggcgtctcttctcgaacCCTCAGCGACGCGGCCGGaggcctcttcttctctcgtgtcttcGCGAGGAGCTGGGGagtcgaggagttcactttCACTTTCTCCCGGCCTTCCGGTGCCTCCGCATTTCCGTCTGTCGAGTCTAGTGGCTTCTCCGCGGCACTCCTTTGTCGCTTCCAGCTTGTCCaccgcttctgcctcttctgtgGCCATCGCGGAAGCGTCTCCAGACTTCCTCGCAGACCCGCAGCCCCCGccgtctgctcttctcccttctctgtcctcaaTTGAGGCTTTCCCTGATGCGGCGCCCGCGACGCCTCTGCCCgtgcgaaacagagacgcggGCGGCGCGGGACctggtgtacatacaccggagGCGCGGCGTGTCCCCCGAAGTCCAGAAGGGCCCCGCGTCTTCCCGCGGCTCCCGAgctggggtgtacatacacctgggCGCGGCTGGCTCGGCGGAACAAGCCGCGCGCAGGCAggggaggggggagaagGGGACTTCGAAGACTCGACTCGAGGAGAAGCATCCTTTATCGAGCGGGGGACGgcaggcgagggagacgctTCCGAAAGAAGCAGCCCAGACCGTGGGAGAGAGGACGGCCGCGGCTCTCCGAGGAGGGAAGACAGGGAGTGGGTCGGACGCTCGACCTCCTTTCAGAACCTGGTGGCTGCGGAGTTGGAGGCGCgcgcagacgacgcagagcgGCCGCGATGCCGCCTCAACCTTGCATGCCTCGCATGGAAACTCCACGCGTGTCGCCCGAACGGgacttctctgttcttcttcatcctcttcctctcagcggtctgctttcctctcgtcgTCGCGGCGCGCGTTCTCTTTCCGCCGCCGAGCGTCCCGGACTACGCCATCGCGATCATTCCCTTTTTTTGCTTCCATGTCGACGCGAGTCTCAGCGACGCAGGCGTCACtcagctgcgtctccccCTCATGGGCCTCCACCTCATCCCCCTCCTCGTCATGATTGGCTCCGCCGTCGGG GCGACCTGGGTTTGCCATCTCGCCtgcgttcctttcttcctcatcgtCCTTTATCGGTGGCCACGCTCCGgctgtctcgtttttgtCGTCCTTCAACTTCACTTGGAGCTCGTTCTGATCAGCTGCGATATCTGCCGGATTCCCGGTCAAG gGAGTCAAGGCTGGGTGTTGGGCGTGGTGGTGGCATTGGTGGTGACGGTGGTTCCGTGGATTTTCTTTTTGACGGCGAATTCGCAGCTGCCAGAGTGTCCGGCTTCCGcgtcgtgtctcttcccgTCCGCGAGCTCCGTCCTGCTCTTTTGTacgtgtctcctctggtgCCTGGCGAACGCGTTGCTCGTCGCGAATCTCTTGTCGCTGTTCCTGAATCAAGCGGCAGAGGCCGCGCCGGTCGttcgcgagaaagaagcctCGCTGCTGAGGAGAGCTGTCGCGGGTTCCCAGATGCGCCGAGAACGCACAACCGTCTCGgacgtctctgctgctttcttcctcggcgtctcccgCAGCGCCTGGATGCGCGCCGCGGCATGCTTCACCGCCGCCGGCCTCggcctctccgtcttcctcttcgtaTACGTCTTCAGAGACAGTCTCCTCCCGCGGCCGActcgtcgcatgcagcgctcGCGGAGTTTGTCGGTGACGAGTGCGGTGTACGCGGACCGGCTGAGGTCCGTCAGCGATGGCTTGGAACGTGACTCGgagagcggcgagagcgacggcgaccCCCAGGCTCCCGCCAGAGCATTCAGTCAACTCAGCGACCTCCGCAGAGACTTCCTCCGAACCGGCTCTGCGGAGAGTCACGGAGACCGACTCGCGCTCTACGTCAGAAGCTTCGACCtcggcagaggagacaacggTCGAGGAAGTGTAGACAGAAGGGGAAGTggggcgagaagaggaagtctggagacagaagacgactgGAGACAAAGAGCCGTCCAGGCCGCGGAGATTCAAAGAAAGCTGAAAACGCAT CGTCTCCCTCTGACCGTGAACGCAAGGAGACACTTTCCCCCGCACTCCTGCGAGTTGGGGGTCTCCTCGGATGAGGTGGCGCATGCGGTTGCTGCTTCGGAAGCTGcgagcgtctctgcaggtgGAGCAGCGGAAGCTTCTGGAGTTGAAGCACCCGCCGCCGCCCTCTGCACCATCTGTCAAGACATCCTGCAGGGAGGTTCTTGGGTCAGCGAAGTGCCAGGCTGCTGTCACATTTTTCATGCTTCTTGTCTCCAGTCATGGCTTCTCCACAGAGGCACCTGCCCGAACTGCAACGCGGACCTcgcggtctctctgctcgGCGCGTCCGTCGAAGTTGCGTGA